From a single Sinomonas atrocyanea genomic region:
- a CDS encoding potassium-transporting ATPase subunit F, which yields MSGEVVSWTLLGLLALGLCVYLLDQLFRPGGR from the coding sequence GTGAGCGGCGAGGTCGTCTCGTGGACGCTGCTGGGCCTGCTGGCCCTGGGCCTGTGCGTCTACCTCCTGGACCAGCTGTTCCGTCCGGGCGGGAGGTAG
- a CDS encoding MarR family winged helix-turn-helix transcriptional regulator, translated as MQTRHAAGYWYQQDTAQKTRAVRVLNALRDYKAAESAMRRRTRDSMSMGETDLLALRYLLEADSRGQQLSPKDLAVRLGITSASMTSLIDRLVRSGHVRREPHPTDRRALVLRPTPGSDEEVRKTLGAMHERMIAAAGALSEDEAETVIGFLEGIRAAVDQIEPAKHA; from the coding sequence ATGCAGACGCGCCATGCAGCGGGCTATTGGTACCAGCAGGACACCGCGCAGAAGACGCGCGCGGTCCGCGTGCTCAACGCGCTGCGCGACTACAAGGCCGCCGAGTCGGCGATGCGCCGGCGCACCCGGGACTCGATGTCCATGGGCGAGACCGACCTCCTGGCGCTCCGCTACCTCCTCGAGGCGGACTCCCGCGGGCAGCAGCTCAGCCCCAAGGATCTTGCCGTGCGCCTGGGCATCACCTCCGCGTCGATGACGAGCCTCATCGACCGGCTGGTCCGCAGCGGCCACGTCCGCCGCGAGCCCCATCCCACGGACCGCCGGGCCCTCGTGCTCCGCCCCACCCCCGGCTCGGACGAGGAGGTCCGCAAGACCCTCGGGGCCATGCACGAGCGGATGATCGCCGCCGCCGGCGCCCTCAGCGAGGACGAGGCGGAGACGGTGATCGGCTTCCTCGAGGGCATCCGCGCGGCGGTGGACCAGATCGAGCCCGCCAAGCACGCCTGA
- a CDS encoding sigma-70 family RNA polymerase sigma factor yields the protein MNPAHLALEHLAVADAVAARHRYPGHDPEDLRQVARMGLVMAANRYEESHGSGFAAYAVPTITGVIKHHIRDTSWAVRPPRQVQELRLEVNAARRRLSQELGHEPTDAELARETGTSAERVAEAQSANAALSAVPIQPVDPDDGQPAHAWSVLSTVEEGYEQVETREVLRSLLAGLTAQEQRLLVLRFVDEMSQSEIATVIGVSQMQVSRLLRRVLDRVRRRAAEEAFREAIA from the coding sequence GTGAACCCGGCCCACCTCGCGCTCGAGCACCTCGCGGTCGCCGACGCCGTCGCCGCCCGCCACCGCTACCCGGGCCACGACCCCGAGGACCTCCGGCAGGTGGCCCGGATGGGGCTCGTCATGGCTGCCAACCGCTACGAGGAGAGCCACGGCAGCGGGTTCGCCGCCTACGCCGTGCCCACCATCACCGGCGTGATCAAGCACCACATCCGCGACACCTCCTGGGCGGTACGGCCCCCGCGCCAGGTGCAGGAGCTGCGGCTCGAGGTCAACGCCGCCCGCCGCCGGCTCTCCCAGGAGCTCGGCCACGAGCCCACCGACGCCGAACTGGCCCGCGAGACGGGCACCAGCGCCGAGCGGGTCGCCGAGGCCCAGTCCGCCAATGCTGCCCTCTCCGCGGTGCCCATCCAGCCGGTGGACCCGGACGACGGCCAGCCCGCCCACGCCTGGTCAGTGCTCTCCACGGTCGAGGAGGGCTACGAGCAGGTCGAGACGCGCGAGGTGCTCCGGAGCCTGCTCGCGGGCCTCACGGCCCAGGAGCAGCGCCTCCTCGTGCTGCGCTTCGTGGACGAGATGAGCCAGAGCGAGATCGCCACGGTGATCGGGGTCAGCCAGATGCAGGTCTCCCGGCTCCTGCGCCGGGTCCTGGACCGCGTGCGGCGCCGGGCCGCCGAGGAGGCCTTCCGCGAGGCCATCGCCTGA
- a CDS encoding GAF domain-containing sensor histidine kinase, which yields MPHRWPRKAQELLSDFVERAQELLRVQGHMNNLMGAIVSMTEDLSLPSVLESVAESAADIVGARSAAIGVIDDRGVLSDFITVGPDEDAARLIGHGALNEPVGDAQPDRLRDLGQHPLADGTPEDEPPLHFLGVPIRVRDTAFGNLYLIEKADGEAFTAEDEELASTLAAAAGVAIQNARLYEESRRSQHWLEAGIETSESLIMENSPTSTDDLALVAEHALAASDCLLAVIAHSEDGALRVRAAVGAVALTSGEGLRLSETLRNAAEESRPAVLRDPEEVFGPGAAEKLGQVLAIPLGHRPAEDNMLLLLAHQAGGRAFSQADHDYGAAFGSHVGLALELNVAHRQREEALLSVDRDRIAQDLHDLVIQRLFAAGLSVQSLRHFTTGAAAEARIDRLTEELDDSIRELRSTIYSLQAQHSGRDDLGQALFKAVHEPLRDSSITPTVNVEGRMSSLPSPIARQILAVVTEAVSNAAKHSGADHVTVAITVAEAGVRVVVEDDGQGFTSPDRTSGLANIRRRAASLGGTSSIESSPGHGTKVIWSTIPE from the coding sequence ATGCCGCACCGGTGGCCTCGGAAGGCCCAAGAGCTGCTCAGTGACTTCGTCGAGCGGGCCCAGGAGCTGCTGCGCGTCCAGGGCCATATGAACAACCTCATGGGCGCGATCGTGTCGATGACCGAGGACCTCAGCCTGCCGTCCGTGCTCGAGAGCGTGGCGGAGTCCGCGGCGGACATCGTGGGAGCACGCTCGGCGGCCATCGGCGTGATCGACGACAGGGGCGTGCTCAGCGACTTCATCACGGTGGGCCCGGACGAGGACGCCGCCCGCCTGATCGGGCACGGTGCCCTCAACGAGCCCGTGGGGGACGCCCAGCCCGACCGGCTCAGGGACCTGGGGCAGCACCCGCTCGCCGACGGCACGCCCGAGGACGAGCCGCCACTGCACTTCCTCGGCGTCCCGATCCGGGTCCGGGACACTGCCTTCGGGAACCTCTACCTCATTGAGAAGGCGGACGGGGAGGCCTTCACGGCCGAGGACGAGGAGCTGGCCTCCACCCTGGCCGCCGCCGCCGGCGTGGCGATCCAGAACGCCCGCCTCTACGAGGAGAGCCGCCGGAGCCAGCACTGGCTCGAGGCCGGCATCGAGACCTCCGAATCCCTCATCATGGAGAATTCCCCCACCTCCACGGACGACCTCGCCCTCGTCGCCGAGCACGCCCTGGCGGCCTCCGACTGCCTCCTCGCCGTCATCGCCCACTCCGAGGACGGGGCGCTCAGGGTCAGGGCCGCCGTCGGCGCCGTGGCACTGACCTCCGGCGAGGGCCTCCGCCTCTCCGAGACCCTGCGTAACGCGGCCGAGGAGTCCCGTCCAGCCGTGCTGCGCGACCCCGAGGAGGTCTTCGGCCCGGGGGCCGCGGAAAAGCTCGGGCAGGTTCTGGCGATCCCGCTGGGCCACCGCCCCGCCGAGGACAACATGCTGCTGCTGCTGGCTCACCAGGCCGGCGGGAGGGCCTTCTCCCAGGCCGACCATGACTACGGGGCCGCCTTCGGCTCCCACGTGGGGCTGGCCCTCGAGCTCAACGTCGCCCACCGGCAGCGCGAAGAGGCCCTGCTCTCCGTAGACCGCGACCGGATCGCACAGGACCTGCACGATCTGGTCATCCAGCGTCTCTTCGCGGCCGGCCTGAGCGTGCAGAGCCTTCGCCACTTCACCACCGGGGCCGCCGCCGAGGCCCGCATCGACAGGCTGACCGAGGAGCTCGACGACAGCATCCGCGAGCTCCGCTCCACCATCTACTCGCTCCAGGCCCAGCACAGCGGCCGGGACGACCTGGGCCAGGCGCTGTTCAAGGCCGTCCACGAACCCCTGCGGGACAGCTCAATCACCCCGACGGTCAATGTCGAAGGGCGCATGAGCAGCCTCCCCTCCCCCATTGCCCGCCAGATCCTCGCGGTGGTGACCGAAGCGGTGAGCAACGCCGCGAAGCACTCCGGCGCAGACCACGTGACCGTGGCCATCACGGTGGCCGAGGCCGGGGTGAGAGTGGTCGTCGAGGACGACGGGCAGGGATTCACCAGCCCGGACCGGACCAGCGGGCTGGCCAACATCCGGCGCAGGGCAGCTTCCCTGGGCGGGACCAGCAGCATCGAGAGCAGCCCGGGCCACGGGACGAAGGTCATCTGGTCCACCATCCCCGAGTAG
- the treY gene encoding malto-oligosyltrehalose synthase — MKIPASTYRLQIRPEFTLDDAARLVPYLASLGVNWLYLSPLLESVGASEHGYDVSDPSRVDRERGGREALERVAAAAHGAGMGILVDIVPNHLGVEVPEETPWWWDLLREGRGSRYAEAFDVDWDAGDGKVLLPVLGSAEDLGLLKVEGERLWYYEHSYPLAPGTYADGDSAEAVHERQHYRLVPWREADDRLNYRRFFAVNTLAGVRVEVPWVFEESHAEVRRWLEAGLVDGLRIDHPDGLRDPAEYLERLRELSGGAYTLVEKILEPGEALPADFPCEGTTGYDALGLVDRVLVDPAGEEPLTALDTGLRGEAADYAEMIHGTKRWMADGLLHAEILRLARLAAAPAAGGGVGGSEAESEPLDVLADALAEIAAHFPVYRTYFRDMTAQDGDVTPQQGGGEHDAAVLAEACRAAAAQRPELAATIGALEPRLADPSEELCRRFQQTTGMIMAKAVEDTAFYRYSRLGTLTEVGGDPTAFALAPAAFHAELAERERHLGHSMTTLTTHDTKRSEDTRARITVLAELADEWAQVLPRLLKAAPLEDGPLANLLWQAILGAWPAEEDRLVQYAEKAAREAGVHTLWTDPDEAFEDAVRRLVHAAVDPASGAHTAISAYAERVAPFGASNALSAKLIQLAMPGVPDVYQGTEFWDRSLCDPDNRRTVDFAARAEALAALDAGMPVLGPLAEEAKLLVVSRTLRLRRDRPELFAGYAPVEAEGPAAEHLVGFRRGERGVTALATRLPAGLERDGGWGTTTVRLARAARDAFTGRSFGPGDVLVGEVLGTLPVALLVPEEEDHHA; from the coding sequence GTGAAGATCCCCGCCTCGACCTACCGCCTCCAGATCCGCCCCGAGTTCACGCTGGACGACGCCGCGCGGCTCGTGCCGTACCTGGCCTCCCTCGGCGTGAACTGGCTCTACCTCTCCCCGCTGCTGGAGTCGGTGGGCGCCTCCGAGCACGGCTACGACGTCTCGGACCCCTCCCGGGTGGACCGGGAGCGGGGCGGGCGCGAGGCGCTCGAGCGGGTCGCGGCCGCAGCGCACGGGGCGGGGATGGGGATCCTCGTGGACATCGTGCCGAACCACCTCGGCGTCGAGGTCCCCGAGGAGACCCCCTGGTGGTGGGACCTGCTCCGCGAGGGCCGCGGCTCCCGCTACGCCGAGGCCTTCGATGTGGACTGGGACGCCGGGGACGGGAAGGTGCTCCTGCCCGTCCTCGGCTCGGCCGAGGACCTCGGCCTGCTCAAGGTCGAGGGCGAGCGGCTCTGGTACTACGAGCATTCCTACCCGCTCGCTCCGGGCACCTACGCCGACGGCGATTCGGCGGAGGCCGTGCACGAGCGCCAGCACTACCGGCTCGTCCCGTGGCGCGAGGCGGACGACCGCCTGAACTACCGCCGCTTCTTCGCCGTGAACACCCTCGCCGGCGTGCGCGTCGAGGTGCCGTGGGTGTTCGAGGAGAGCCACGCCGAGGTGCGCCGCTGGCTGGAGGCCGGGCTCGTGGACGGGCTCCGGATCGACCACCCGGACGGGCTCCGCGACCCGGCCGAGTACCTCGAGCGGCTCCGCGAGCTCTCGGGCGGGGCCTACACGCTCGTGGAGAAGATCCTCGAGCCGGGCGAGGCGCTGCCCGCGGACTTCCCGTGCGAGGGCACCACCGGCTACGACGCCCTCGGGCTCGTGGACCGCGTCCTCGTGGACCCGGCGGGGGAGGAGCCGCTCACGGCCCTCGACACCGGCCTGCGGGGGGAGGCCGCGGACTATGCGGAGATGATCCACGGGACCAAGCGCTGGATGGCGGATGGACTCCTGCACGCCGAGATCCTCCGCCTGGCCCGACTCGCGGCCGCGCCGGCGGCCGGAGGCGGCGTCGGGGGGAGCGAAGCCGAGTCGGAGCCCCTCGACGTCCTCGCCGACGCCCTCGCCGAGATCGCCGCGCACTTCCCGGTCTACCGCACCTACTTCAGGGACATGACCGCTCAGGACGGGGACGTGACCCCTCAGCAGGGGGGCGGGGAGCACGACGCCGCCGTCCTCGCCGAGGCGTGCCGCGCCGCCGCCGCGCAGCGCCCCGAACTCGCCGCGACGATCGGGGCCCTCGAGCCCCGGCTCGCGGACCCGTCCGAGGAGCTGTGCCGCCGGTTCCAGCAGACCACCGGCATGATCATGGCCAAGGCCGTCGAGGACACCGCCTTCTACCGCTACAGCCGGCTCGGCACCCTCACCGAGGTCGGCGGGGACCCCACGGCCTTCGCCCTGGCCCCCGCCGCATTCCACGCCGAGCTCGCCGAGCGGGAGCGCCACCTCGGGCACTCCATGACCACGCTCACCACGCACGACACCAAGCGCAGCGAGGACACCCGCGCCCGCATCACCGTGCTCGCCGAGCTCGCCGACGAGTGGGCGCAGGTGCTCCCGCGGCTGCTCAAGGCCGCGCCGCTCGAGGACGGGCCGCTCGCGAACCTGCTGTGGCAGGCCATCCTGGGCGCCTGGCCGGCCGAGGAGGACCGCCTCGTCCAGTACGCCGAGAAGGCCGCCCGCGAGGCCGGGGTGCACACCCTCTGGACCGACCCGGACGAGGCCTTCGAGGACGCCGTCCGCCGCCTCGTGCACGCCGCCGTGGACCCGGCCAGCGGGGCGCACACGGCCATCTCCGCCTACGCCGAGCGCGTCGCCCCGTTCGGGGCCTCCAACGCCCTCTCCGCCAAGCTGATCCAACTCGCCATGCCCGGCGTCCCGGACGTCTACCAGGGCACCGAGTTCTGGGACCGGTCCCTGTGCGACCCGGACAACCGGCGCACCGTGGACTTCGCCGCCCGCGCCGAGGCCCTCGCCGCGCTCGACGCCGGCATGCCCGTGCTCGGCCCGCTCGCCGAGGAGGCCAAGCTCCTCGTCGTCTCGCGCACCCTGCGGCTGCGCCGCGACCGGCCCGAGCTCTTCGCCGGCTACGCCCCGGTCGAGGCGGAGGGCCCCGCCGCGGAGCACCTCGTGGGCTTCCGGCGCGGAGAGCGGGGCGTGACGGCGCTCGCGACCCGTCTCCCGGCCGGCCTCGAGCGCGACGGCGGCTGGGGCACCACCACGGTCCGGCTCGCCCGGGCGGCCCGGGACGCGTTCACCGGCCGGTCCTTCGGACCCGGCGACGTACTGGTGGGCGAGGTGCTCGGCACGCTGCCGGTGGCACTGCTCGTCCCCGAGGAGGAGGACCACCATGCCTGA
- the kdpA gene encoding potassium-transporting ATPase subunit KdpA, which yields MQFSILTFLTLVAVLAVALAAVHRPLGAYLAAVADSPRHLRLERWIYRASGVAPEGEQTWKAYARSVVAFSAAGVALLYAAQRLQPLLSGAQLAGVDPWVAMNTAVSFVTNTNWQAYAPESTLGPVVQMAFLAVQNFVSAAAGIAVAFALVRGFVRKGADSLGNFWVDLTRITVRVLLPLAVAAAVVLVIAGVVQGFWPTEVHNPLTGAAQTIPGGPVASQEAIKELGTNGGGYFNANSAHPFENPNAVTNVFEVFLLLAIPFSLPYTFGRMVGSRKQGYTVLTVMGSLWLLATGLMAWAVAAWPTSGEGLEQRFGPAASGIFATATTLTSTGAVDAAHDSLPPLAGGMAMFDMMLGEVAPGGVGSGLYGMLVLAVVAVFLGGLMVGRTPEYLGKKVQARHMTLAALYLLVTPVLVLVLTGAAVLVPSVVAAAPAQGPHQFSELLYAFTSGANNNGSAFAGLNASDPLISTLMDVAMWVGRVLPMVLVLALAGSFAAQEPIPPSPGTLATYGPLFAGLLGTVTVLFTALNYFPALALGPIAEGTIR from the coding sequence GTGCAGTTCAGCATCCTGACCTTCCTCACCCTGGTGGCGGTCCTGGCCGTCGCGCTCGCGGCGGTGCACCGGCCGCTGGGCGCCTACCTCGCCGCGGTCGCGGACAGCCCGCGCCACCTCCGGCTCGAGCGGTGGATCTACCGGGCCTCCGGGGTCGCCCCGGAGGGCGAGCAGACCTGGAAAGCCTACGCGCGCAGCGTCGTGGCCTTCTCGGCGGCCGGCGTGGCCCTGCTCTACGCCGCCCAGCGCCTCCAGCCGCTGCTCTCCGGCGCCCAGCTGGCCGGCGTGGACCCGTGGGTCGCGATGAACACCGCGGTTTCCTTCGTCACGAACACGAACTGGCAGGCCTACGCGCCGGAGTCCACCCTCGGGCCCGTGGTGCAGATGGCGTTCCTCGCCGTGCAGAACTTCGTCTCGGCGGCGGCAGGGATCGCCGTGGCCTTCGCGCTCGTGCGCGGCTTCGTCCGGAAGGGTGCCGATTCGCTCGGGAACTTCTGGGTGGACCTGACCCGGATCACGGTCAGGGTCCTGCTCCCCCTCGCTGTGGCCGCCGCCGTCGTGCTCGTCATCGCCGGCGTGGTCCAGGGCTTCTGGCCCACCGAGGTGCACAACCCGCTCACCGGCGCGGCGCAGACCATCCCGGGCGGCCCGGTCGCAAGCCAGGAGGCCATCAAGGAGCTCGGCACGAACGGGGGCGGCTACTTCAACGCGAACTCGGCCCATCCGTTCGAGAACCCCAACGCCGTCACCAATGTCTTCGAGGTCTTCCTGCTCCTCGCGATCCCGTTCTCGCTCCCGTACACGTTCGGGCGGATGGTCGGGAGCCGGAAGCAGGGCTACACGGTCCTGACGGTGATGGGCTCGCTGTGGCTCCTCGCGACCGGGCTCATGGCCTGGGCCGTCGCCGCCTGGCCGACCTCCGGCGAGGGCCTGGAGCAGCGCTTCGGCCCGGCCGCGAGCGGGATCTTCGCGACCGCGACGACCCTGACCTCGACCGGTGCGGTGGACGCCGCGCACGACTCTCTGCCGCCGCTGGCCGGGGGCATGGCGATGTTCGACATGATGCTCGGCGAGGTCGCCCCGGGCGGGGTGGGCTCGGGCCTGTACGGCATGCTGGTCCTCGCCGTCGTCGCGGTGTTCCTCGGCGGCCTGATGGTGGGCCGCACCCCTGAGTACCTGGGCAAGAAGGTCCAGGCCCGGCACATGACGCTCGCGGCCCTGTACCTGCTGGTGACGCCGGTCCTCGTGCTCGTGCTCACCGGGGCCGCGGTCCTCGTCCCCTCCGTGGTGGCCGCCGCCCCGGCCCAGGGCCCGCACCAGTTCAGCGAGCTGCTGTACGCGTTCACGTCGGGGGCGAACAACAACGGCTCGGCCTTCGCCGGCCTGAATGCCTCGGACCCGCTCATCTCCACGCTCATGGACGTGGCCATGTGGGTGGGACGCGTGCTGCCCATGGTCCTGGTCCTGGCTCTGGCCGGGAGCTTCGCGGCGCAGGAGCCGATCCCGCCCTCGCCCGGAACCCTGGCCACCTACGGGCCGCTCTTCGCCGGCCTGCTCGGCACCGTCACCGTCCTGTTCACGGCCCTGAACTACTTCCCGGCGCTCGCGCTCGGACCCATCGCAGAGGGAACCATCCGATGA
- the glgX gene encoding glycogen debranching protein GlgX, whose translation MEKDIWPGTAYPLGATFDGTGTNFAIFSEAAEKVELCLFDEERNEQRFELTEVDGFVWHCYLPHVQPGQLYGYRVHGGYDPGTGQRCNPNKLLLDPYAKAVMGQPDWAQPLFSYNFGDPNSRNDEDSAPHMMLGVVTSPFFDWQGDSQLRVPYHRTVVYEAHVKGLTEQHPEVPEELRGTYAGVAHPAVVNHLTKLGVTAIELMPVHQFVDDSTLQDKGLHNYWGYNTIGFFAPHAGYASSGDTGQQVQEFKAMVRTLHRAGIEVILDVVYNHTAEGNHLGPTLSFRGIDNGAYYRLVEDDLQYYMDYTGTGNSLNVRHPHSLQLIMDSLRYWVTEMHVDGFRFDLAATLAREFYDVDKLSTFFELIQQDPVVSQVKLIAEPWDVGPGGYQVGNFPPQWTEWNGKYRDTVRDFWRGEPSTLGEFASRLTGSADLYENSGRRPVASVNFVTAHDGFTLRDLVSYNEKHNEANGEDNNDGESHNRSWNCGAEGPTDDPAVLEMRARQQRNFIATLLLSQGVPMIAHGDELGRTQQGNNNVYCQDNELSWIDWANADNPLVEFTAAVTRLRAEHPTFRRSRFFDGRPVRRGEGQPLPDIEWLGTEGLPMVPEDWDEALGRSVGVFLNGHGIHGQDMYGQSIADAHFLLYFNADDSDVDFCLPGQEYAPGWDVMLDTSGQSAGEQEIKAEEILTVPAKSLAVLRAHENHEEEVDHSVAASLAAQAGSATTNQPSISTAGQ comes from the coding sequence ATGGAGAAGGACATCTGGCCGGGTACGGCCTACCCCCTCGGCGCCACGTTCGACGGCACCGGCACGAACTTCGCGATCTTCAGCGAGGCTGCCGAGAAGGTCGAGCTGTGCCTCTTCGACGAGGAGCGCAACGAGCAGCGCTTCGAGCTGACCGAGGTGGACGGGTTCGTGTGGCACTGCTACCTGCCGCACGTCCAGCCCGGCCAGCTGTACGGCTACCGCGTCCACGGCGGCTACGACCCCGGCACCGGGCAGCGCTGCAACCCCAACAAGCTGCTCCTTGACCCGTACGCCAAGGCCGTCATGGGCCAGCCGGACTGGGCCCAGCCGCTGTTCTCCTACAACTTCGGCGACCCGAACAGCCGCAACGATGAGGACTCCGCGCCGCACATGATGCTCGGCGTGGTCACGAGCCCCTTCTTCGACTGGCAGGGCGACTCCCAGCTGCGCGTGCCGTACCACCGCACCGTGGTCTACGAGGCGCACGTGAAGGGGCTCACCGAGCAGCATCCCGAGGTTCCCGAGGAGCTGCGGGGAACCTACGCCGGCGTGGCCCACCCCGCCGTCGTCAATCACCTCACCAAGCTCGGGGTGACCGCCATCGAGCTCATGCCCGTGCACCAGTTCGTGGACGATTCCACGCTGCAGGACAAGGGCCTGCACAACTACTGGGGCTACAACACCATCGGCTTCTTCGCCCCGCACGCCGGGTACGCCTCGAGCGGGGACACCGGCCAGCAGGTGCAGGAGTTCAAGGCCATGGTGCGCACCCTGCACCGCGCCGGCATCGAGGTGATCCTCGACGTGGTCTACAACCACACCGCCGAGGGCAACCACCTGGGCCCCACCCTGTCCTTCCGCGGCATCGACAACGGCGCGTACTACCGCCTGGTCGAGGACGACCTGCAGTACTACATGGACTACACGGGCACGGGCAACTCCCTCAACGTCCGCCACCCCCACTCGCTGCAGCTCATCATGGACTCGCTGCGGTACTGGGTCACCGAGATGCACGTAGACGGCTTCCGGTTCGACCTCGCCGCGACCCTGGCCCGCGAGTTCTACGACGTGGACAAGCTCTCCACCTTCTTCGAGCTCATTCAGCAGGACCCGGTGGTCTCCCAGGTCAAGCTCATCGCCGAGCCCTGGGATGTGGGCCCCGGCGGCTACCAGGTGGGCAACTTCCCGCCGCAGTGGACGGAGTGGAACGGCAAGTACCGCGACACCGTCCGCGACTTCTGGCGTGGAGAACCCTCCACTCTGGGCGAGTTCGCCTCCCGTCTCACCGGCTCCGCGGACCTGTACGAGAACAGCGGCCGGCGGCCCGTGGCCTCGGTCAACTTCGTCACGGCGCACGATGGCTTCACCCTGCGCGACCTCGTCTCCTACAACGAGAAGCACAACGAGGCCAACGGCGAGGACAACAACGACGGCGAGAGCCACAACCGCTCCTGGAACTGCGGGGCCGAGGGCCCCACGGACGACCCGGCCGTGCTCGAGATGCGTGCCCGCCAGCAGCGCAACTTCATCGCCACGCTCCTGCTCTCCCAAGGCGTGCCCATGATCGCCCACGGCGACGAGCTGGGCCGCACCCAGCAGGGCAACAACAACGTCTACTGCCAGGACAACGAGCTCTCCTGGATCGACTGGGCCAACGCGGACAACCCGCTCGTGGAGTTCACGGCCGCCGTGACCCGGCTGCGCGCCGAGCACCCGACGTTCCGCCGCAGCCGCTTCTTCGACGGCCGGCCGGTGCGCCGCGGCGAGGGGCAGCCGCTGCCGGACATCGAGTGGCTCGGGACCGAGGGCCTGCCCATGGTCCCCGAGGACTGGGACGAGGCCCTGGGCCGCAGTGTGGGCGTGTTCCTCAACGGGCACGGCATCCACGGACAGGACATGTACGGCCAGTCCATCGCGGACGCGCACTTCCTGCTGTACTTCAACGCCGACGACTCCGACGTGGACTTCTGCCTCCCCGGGCAGGAGTACGCGCCCGGGTGGGACGTGATGCTGGACACCTCGGGCCAGTCCGCGGGGGAGCAGGAGATCAAGGCGGAGGAGATCCTCACCGTGCCCGCCAAGAGCCTCGCCGTCCTGCGGGCCCACGAGAACCACGAGGAGGAAGTGGACCACTCCGTGGCGGCGTCCCTGGCCGCCCAGGCCGGCTCCGCCACCACGAACCAGCCGTCCATCAGCACCGCCGGCCAGTAG